Proteins encoded by one window of Polyodon spathula isolate WHYD16114869_AA chromosome 16, ASM1765450v1, whole genome shotgun sequence:
- the LOC121329078 gene encoding arylacetamide deacetylase-like 4 isoform X1: MELGVAIIILCFAAVFAAFLLLVFGLIYAEFSNSEIPAGVAQPEKLRLIHGLLVGIAVLGRIFQNMGLCTQLGFTRWVSNVLLPTSKVPPQLLIKDLTFAGVPVRVYQPKAPSAGHRRGLLYFHGGGWMLGGIDAYDGLCRYIAMESETVVVSVGYRLSPEHRYPAHLDDCLAATSHFLEVAEADYGVDPRKVAVGGDSAGGNLSAALCHRFVENDLPLPCAQILIYPVLQMADFNLPSYQQNQYVPLLYRARMAFYYLHYLNGDTSLLEDVLDGRHVPVELELKYRKWLGPDNLPAEFKTRGFTPRAVTAHDEEVYDLMKGALDPSVSPLLSSDKVLCKMPPTFILTCEFDVLRDDGILFKKRLEDLGVPVTWWHVQDGFHGIVSFFDKGWLTYPSGKLALDHIVSFVKTL; this comes from the exons ATGGAGCTCGGCGTTGCTATCATAATTCTGtgctttgctgctgtttttgcagCGTTTCTCTTACTGGTTTTCGGGCTGATATACGCGGAGTTTTCCAACTCCGAGATCCCTGCAGGGGTTGCTCAACCCGAAAAACTGCGCCTGATCCACGGGCTCTTGGTAGGCATTGCGGTCCTG GGCCGGATCTTCCAGAATATGGGTCTGTGTACCCAGCTGGGCTTCACGCGCTGGGTCAGCAACGTCCTGTTGCCCACAAGTAAGGTGCCCCCCCAGCTACTGATCAAAGACCTGACCTTTGCTGGGGTCCCTGTTCGGGTCTACCAGCCCAAGGCGCCCTCCGCTGGCCACCGCAGGGGACTGCTCTATTTTCACGGTGGAGGATGGATGTTAGGAGGCATTG atgcCTACGATGGTTTATGCAGATACATCGCCATGGAGTCTGAAACTGTGGTGGTCTCGGTTGG GTACCGCCTATCCCCGGAGCACCGCTACCCAGCACATCTAGATGACTGCCTGGCAGCCACTTCTCACTTCCTGGAGGTGGCCGAGGCAGATTATGGTGTTGATCCACGGAAGGTAGCTGTAGGAGGGGATAGTGCAGGGGGGAACCTGTCGGCTGCACTCTGCCACCGGTTTGTGGAGAATGACCTGCCTCTGCCCTGTGCTCAGATCCTGATATACCCTGTTCTCCAGATGGCTGACTTCAACCTGCCCTCATACCAGCAGAACCAGTACGTGCCTTTGCTTTACAGGGCCCGTATGGCATTTTACTACCTACACTATCTAAATGGGGACACCTCTTTATTGGAGGATGTGCTGGATGGACGTCACGTCCCAGTGGAACTCGAACTGAAGTACCGGAAGTGGCTGGGTCCAGATAATCTCCCCGCAGAGTTCAAAACTCGTGGCTTCACACCGAGAGCTGTAACCGCCCATGACGAAGAAGTTTATGATTTAATGAAAGGTGCCCTGGATCCCAGCGTGTCTCCACTGCTTTCTTCGGACAAAGTCCTCTGTAAAATGCCACCCACTTTCATCTTGACCTGTGAGTTTGACGTGCTGAGAGATGATGGGATACTTTTCAAGAAGCGTCTGGAGGACCTGGGGGTGCCGGTCACTTGGTGGCACGTCCAGGATGGTTTCCACGGGATCGTGAGTTTCTTTGACAAAGGGTGGCTGACCTACCCATCCGGTAAGCTGGCTCTTGACCACATTGTCAGCTTCGTGAAGACTCTTTGA
- the LOC121328484 gene encoding kelch domain-containing protein 7A-like, producing MPLADLLGVQFDMQLLGKLSVSVVAVLLVSWAYKFYNSRARTVSRDEPNTLNAVPPGSCIGCNSDLRQRQKSLTGDAEKVVEKKEHETKEDLSTAKDTVNGSWSIQKDIAVQSQEKRDSALEKDNSLSILPEIQDHEQGKSTLNSSPLSSNGRVINDVIEPGSDLVVERPGVEKMEVSGKMYNYYMESVSHSISDDSAYQSSYSTPVHRRYKEHTPQDACLMELEAKWERERLRGRGPNRGGISSSVQMPSLAPASDSVFLEDPEISNGDSLTPVPYPTERQGSGLNRKDSMLQIVDNSDLQIPFIEPRASTPVNCSSRTASSEDFCSSPMSSLTDSCSLPEGGEPSLKVVARANFFQIPLDNIGSSELEVLKCKLDLGNCLQALNLARKHKLDDLQDAAFKVMSDNYLQVLRDPELYGRLKADDREKIRTQRLKGKRFLVVADMDPQDRLSYKSQSATEEIAKPSSLHYYDDYKDSWHRLASLPKEVISKGCSMCTMDNYLFIAAGCQGTDWDLKPSKRVFCYNPVTGIWKEICPMNQARPKCKLVALQGYLYAVGGECLYTVERYDPRADRWTFVAPLPNDTFAVAHHAIACNGQIYVSGGTLRFTLLRYNPKTNSWKESIITGCKERTTEMVAVRSFIYRFDINPTLGISVYRYHAMAKLWYKCCTKRLPYSASFQCTTIDNIIYCVNRQFTMRFLADEISPDFVADDLKVLPTAKGVLFPFVLILPVMETVQTTV from the coding sequence ATGCCATTAGCTGATCTCCTTGGTGTTCAGTTCGACATGCAACTCCTGGGGAAGCTATCTGTTTCTGTTGTGGCTGTGCTGCTGGTCTCCTGGGCTTACAAGTTCTATAACTCCAGGGCCAGGACAGTATCCAGGGATGAACCCAATACGCTGAATGCAGTCCCCCCAGGGTCTTGTATTGGATGCAATTCGGATCTCAGGCAACGACAGAAAAGCCTGACCGGGGATGCTGAGAAGGTAGTGGAGAAAAAGGAACATGAGACCAAGGAGGATTTAAGCACAGCTAAAGATACAGTGAATGGAAGCTGGTCCATACAGAAGGATATTGCAGTACAGAGCCAGGAGAAAAGAGACAGTGCACTTGAAAAGGACAACAGCCTTTCTATATTACCTGAGATCCAAGACCATGAGCAGGGTAAATCAACACTCAATTCCAGTCCACTGAGTAGCAATGGACGTGTGATTAATGATGTAATAGAACCGGGCAGCGACCTGGTTGTGGAGAGACCAGGGGTTGAGAAGATGGAGGTGAGTGGGAAGATGTACAACTATTATATGGAGTCAGTATCTCATTCCATCTCAGATGACAGCGCCTACCAGTCAAGCTATTCCACTCCTGTCCACCGACGCTACAAGGAACATACGCCACAAGATGCCTGTCTGATGGAGTTGGAGGCCAAGTGGGAAAGGGAAAGGCTAAGGGGAAGGGGACCCAACAGAGGAGGCATCAGCAGTAGTGTCCAAATGCCAAGCTTAGCCCCTGCTTCAGACTCTGTTTTCCTAGAAGATCCTGAGATCAGCAATGGGGATTCTTTAACACCGGTGCCCTATCCTACAGAGAGGCAAGGCTCTGGCCTGAACCGAAAAGACAGCATGTTGCAGATTGTGGATAATTCAGACCTCCAGATTCCCTTTATTGAACCCAGGGCTTCCACTCCAGTAAACTGTAGTTCCAGGACGGCATCATCAGAAGACTTCTGCTCAAGCCCCATGAGTTCCCTAACAGACTCATGTTCACTTCCTGAAGGTGGGGAACCCAGTTTAAAGGTGGTAGCCAGGGCTAACTTCTTCCAAATCCCCCTAGATAACATAGGAAGCTCTGAATTGGAGGTCCTCAAATGTAAACTAGACCTGGGTAACTGCCTGCAAGCCCTGAACTTGGCCAGAAAGCACAAACTAGATGACCTTCAAGATGCAGCTTTCAAAGTAATGTCAGACAACTACTTACAAGTCTTGAGGGACCCTGAACTGTATGGCAGGCTGAAGGCGGATGATAGAGAGAAGATCCGGACACAGAGACTGAAAGGCAAGAGGTTCCTAGTGGTGGCTGATATGGATCCTCAGGACAGACTGAGCTACAAATCCCAGTCTGCGACAGAAGAAATTGCAAAACCAAGCAGTCTCCACTACTATGATGACTATAAAGATTCCTGGCACCGTTTGGCTAGCCTTCCCAAAGAGGTCATCTCCAAAGGCTGCTCCATGTGCACCATGGATAACTATCTTTTCATTGCAGCTGGTTGTCAAGGAACAGATTGGGACCTAAAGCCATCCAAACGGGTGTTCTGCTACAACCCTGTGACTGGCATTTGGAAGGAGATCTGTCCTATGAACCAAGCCAGGCCAAAATGCAAGCTGGTCGCCTTGCAGGGCTACTTGTATGCAGTGGGTGGTGAGTGCCTTTACACTGTGGAGCGGTACGATCCTCGTGCAGATAGATGGACCTTTGTGGCGCCTTTGCCCAATGACACCTTCGCTGTGGCCCACCACGCCATTGCCTGTAATGGACAGATTTATGTTTCTGGAGGCACCCTTAGATTCACCCTCCTCCGCTACAACCCCAAGACCAATTCCTGGAAGGAGAGCATAATCACTGGATGCAAGGAAAGGACCACTGAGATGGTGGCTGTCAGGAGTTTCATCTACCGCTTTGACATCAACCCCACGTTGGGCATCAGTGTCTACCGTTACCATGCCATGGCCAAACTGTGGTACAAGTGCTGCACCAAACGGCTGCCCTACTCCGCCTCTTTCCAGTGCACCACCATCGACAACATAATTTACTGTGTCAACCGGCAGTTCACCATGAGGTTTCTAGCCGATGAGATATCTCCTGATTTTGTTGCTGATGACTTGAAAGTCCTTCCTACAGCCAagggtgtcttatttccatttgttttaatacTACCTGTGATGGAGACTGTGCAGACCACAGTCTGA
- the LOC121329078 gene encoding arylacetamide deacetylase-like 4 isoform X2, which translates to MGLCTQLGFTRWVSNVLLPTSKVPPQLLIKDLTFAGVPVRVYQPKAPSAGHRRGLLYFHGGGWMLGGIDAYDGLCRYIAMESETVVVSVGYRLSPEHRYPAHLDDCLAATSHFLEVAEADYGVDPRKVAVGGDSAGGNLSAALCHRFVENDLPLPCAQILIYPVLQMADFNLPSYQQNQYVPLLYRARMAFYYLHYLNGDTSLLEDVLDGRHVPVELELKYRKWLGPDNLPAEFKTRGFTPRAVTAHDEEVYDLMKGALDPSVSPLLSSDKVLCKMPPTFILTCEFDVLRDDGILFKKRLEDLGVPVTWWHVQDGFHGIVSFFDKGWLTYPSGKLALDHIVSFVKTL; encoded by the exons ATGGGTCTGTGTACCCAGCTGGGCTTCACGCGCTGGGTCAGCAACGTCCTGTTGCCCACAAGTAAGGTGCCCCCCCAGCTACTGATCAAAGACCTGACCTTTGCTGGGGTCCCTGTTCGGGTCTACCAGCCCAAGGCGCCCTCCGCTGGCCACCGCAGGGGACTGCTCTATTTTCACGGTGGAGGATGGATGTTAGGAGGCATTG atgcCTACGATGGTTTATGCAGATACATCGCCATGGAGTCTGAAACTGTGGTGGTCTCGGTTGG GTACCGCCTATCCCCGGAGCACCGCTACCCAGCACATCTAGATGACTGCCTGGCAGCCACTTCTCACTTCCTGGAGGTGGCCGAGGCAGATTATGGTGTTGATCCACGGAAGGTAGCTGTAGGAGGGGATAGTGCAGGGGGGAACCTGTCGGCTGCACTCTGCCACCGGTTTGTGGAGAATGACCTGCCTCTGCCCTGTGCTCAGATCCTGATATACCCTGTTCTCCAGATGGCTGACTTCAACCTGCCCTCATACCAGCAGAACCAGTACGTGCCTTTGCTTTACAGGGCCCGTATGGCATTTTACTACCTACACTATCTAAATGGGGACACCTCTTTATTGGAGGATGTGCTGGATGGACGTCACGTCCCAGTGGAACTCGAACTGAAGTACCGGAAGTGGCTGGGTCCAGATAATCTCCCCGCAGAGTTCAAAACTCGTGGCTTCACACCGAGAGCTGTAACCGCCCATGACGAAGAAGTTTATGATTTAATGAAAGGTGCCCTGGATCCCAGCGTGTCTCCACTGCTTTCTTCGGACAAAGTCCTCTGTAAAATGCCACCCACTTTCATCTTGACCTGTGAGTTTGACGTGCTGAGAGATGATGGGATACTTTTCAAGAAGCGTCTGGAGGACCTGGGGGTGCCGGTCACTTGGTGGCACGTCCAGGATGGTTTCCACGGGATCGTGAGTTTCTTTGACAAAGGGTGGCTGACCTACCCATCCGGTAAGCTGGCTCTTGACCACATTGTCAGCTTCGTGAAGACTCTTTGA
- the LOC121329079 gene encoding uncharacterized protein C1orf158 homolog gives MAGAQSDPKKWSMPGWRIEEKYSNKVLIGNWVEERLQFTRKGQTGKTTNQLDYQPCSETTRDVVVRTAAHKRDEGLPSRVLLAHHNTPNSDHLVSLYDEVYCRQGKNPALPPLRSWKYDSLAWLPERSDHPLKGPATNFGLLQSRVAVWKRQLAPTEQESLYRVSYTQHPSSAFSLRHCRLFSSHLHTPNSVNKDLHLRNQPCRLVPEYPNTARCAPSPQLTA, from the exons ATGGCCGGAGCCCAGAGTGATCCCAAGAAGTGGTCAATGCCTGGCTGGAGAATAGAGGAGAAATATTCCAACAAGGTTCTTATTGGGAACTGGGTAGAGGAGAGACTACAG TTCACCAGAAAAGGCCAGACAGGCAAAACCACCAACCAGCTTGACTATCAGCCTTGCAGTGAGACCACGAGGGATGTGGTGGTGCGGACAGCCGCGCACAAGAGAGATGAG GGTCTCCCCAGCAGGGTACTTCTCGCACACCACAACACCCCTAACTCCGATCACCTGGTCTCCTTGTATGACGAGGTTTATTGCCGACAGGGGAAAAACCCAGCCCTGCCCCCTCTTCGATCCTGGAAGTACGACAGCCTAGCCTGGCTACCTGAGCGCAGCGACCACCCATTAAAGG GTCCTGCTACAAATTTCGGGCTCCTTCAGTCCCGGGTCGCAGTGTGGAAGAGACAGCTGGCTCCCACTGAACAGGAGAGTCTTTACAGGGTGTCCTACACCCAGCACCCTAGCTCGGCCTTCTCCCTTCGCCACTGTCGGCTGTTCTCCAGCCACCTGCACACCCCCAATAGCGTGAACAAGGACCTGCATCTCAGGAACCAGCCCTGCCGTCTGGTGCCTGAATACCCTAACACAGCCCGCTGTGCACCCTCACCCCAGCTCACAGCATAG